In the Diprion similis isolate iyDipSimi1 chromosome 2, iyDipSimi1.1, whole genome shotgun sequence genome, one interval contains:
- the LOC124415830 gene encoding kinesin-like protein KIF2A isoform X7 — translation MGWLTQCVCGARSAGSEPDVRQKSAGKRGKKKKNKKKERKDAAGSPQANRNAIGIDPITRSTGFNFSNQDEAVLKDTGNTSNNRLLDVEAGTTKSVKLSTPDKKCEIVHENGEFAAESSCSNFSSSIIDRGKYVTDDPSLEQISLSFDHDPGVVRPKRWSIHGTDTNNGNVANLGLSYFKKTPESSENTTVFAVKKSSTSNSNENKFSTTSTKGDHHRFGSRTVENIGLQDARQATEDVSTTLGSVNRKLGLSYVVLKQTEEPPRNGDSTAMVPLSGDSVAENFQRAYVVLPEIERDKSAEFNDSHQKQRRTIQNPHRATMPISRLPRSKPSVVKKSSDFPEKQTNKYGFRQPAGTPIATPVTEINRSRNSCSFEIPWFDDKTITKKPRQSKILKPQEITKIATKIKESNETALANDRLKEHENGRVHSAIVSGVNWEQRSVTVEWFERGETKGKEVEIDAILALNPELVPKTMGPPPPVNNHMMPARNKDSSGEEDDGVDEYENQDEGSLGRSGAQQTTRNGLSSATLPVRVTSRLSNTTRASIPVKGKSVPNRQITRAGRPTNIIPPITSVNGHGDSISGLTRRELENIPPTPVTPAPSSASTVAMSKQKQLQIQQAQQQQLQIQQQQQQQQAAQVENGRGRRSNVVKEVERLKKNREERRQRQAELKEEKEALMNLDPGNPNWEFLAMIREYQNTIDFRPLRDTDAVEDHQITVCVRKRPLNRKEVNRKEVDVISVPSKDQMVVHEPKAKVDLTKYLENQLFRFDYAFDETCTNEIVYKYTAKPLVQTIFEGGMATCFAYGQTGSGKTHTMGGDFNGKTQDCKKGIYAMVAKDVFKYLKSTKYRPLNLIISASFFEIYSGKVFDLLADKEKLRVLEDGKQQVQIVGLTEKVVESCDEVLKLIQHGNSARTSGQTSANANSSRSHAVFQIIARTPGTHKVHGKFSLIDLAGNERGADTSSANRQTRMEGAEINKSLLALKECIRALGRKGTHLPFRASKLTQVLRDSFIGEKSKTCMIAMISPGMSSCEHSLNTLRYADRVKELAATDPTEIKAPSTDDDERGLKIEDHSNNSVLSDSDLAQLRSLNEGELSQDLYTFHEAVSALQLLEEEVLDTHKLVVDNTTRFLNDAHSVFSATHEVDYDQEGTLTDLRRKRTKFESPYLRRFTIHRRLVERKQFSDAYAQKWEELLTQQRDTLNAALDQVSQFRGQLLQEEQISQKMTRTRNTRYN, via the exons ATGGGCTGGTTGACGCAATGCGTTTGCGGTGCTCGGAGCGCAGGCTCGGAACCGGATGTGAGGCAGAAAAGCGCGGGAAAAcgtggtaaaaagaaaaagaacaagaaaaaggaACGGAAAGACGCCGCTGGATCGCCACAGGCCAATCGAAACGCCATTGGGATCGACCCGATAACCCGAAGCAcaggtttcaatttttccaaccAGGATGAAGCTGTCCTGAAGGATACAGGCAACACGTCAAATAATCGGCTCCTGGATGTCGAGGCCGGTACCACGAAATCTGTAAAGTTGTCAACGCCGGATAAAAAGTGTGAAATAGTTCACGAAAACGGTGAATTTGCCGCGGAATCTTCCTGCAGTAATTTCTCATCGTCGATCATTGATCGTGGAAAATATGTCACCGACGATCCTTCACTCGAGCAGATTTCATTAAGCTTCGATCATGATCCTGGAGTGGTACGACCGAAACGCTGGAGTATTCACGGCACAGACACGAACAACGGAAACGTAGCCAATCTTGGATTAAGTTATTTTAAAAAGACGCCCGAGTCTAGCGAGAACACGACCGTATTTGCCGTTAAAAAATCATCCACAAGTAACTCCAATGAGAACAAATTTAGCACGACAAGTACGAAGGGCGATCATCATCGCTTCGGATCTCGCACCGTCGAAAATATTGGCCTGCAGGATGCGCGCCAGGCGACGGAGGACGTTTCTACTACCTTAGGAAGTGTTAACAGAAAATTGGGACTTTCTTACGTTGTGCTGAAGCAGACGGAAGAACCACCGAGGAACGGTGATAGTACGGCAATGGTACCATTGTCGGGTGACTCTGTggcggaaaattttcaacgagccTACGTCGTTCTGCCTGAAATTGAACGCGACAAGTCCGCGGAATTTAATGATTCGCATCAGAAGCAGCGACGTACTATCCAAAATCCGCATCGCGCAACTATGCCAATATCAAGACTGCCCCGGTCGAAACCAAGCGTCGTCAAGAAATCGTCGGACTTTccggaaaaacaaacgaacaagtATGGATTTCGACAACCTGCTGGAACTCCGATAGCTACGCCGGTCACGGAGATCAATCGAAGCAGGAACTCGTGCAGCTTTGAAATTCCCTGGTTCGACGATAAAACCATCACCAAGAAACCGCGTCaaagtaaaatattgaaacctCAAGAGATAACAAAGATCGCAacgaaaattaaggaatcgaATGAAACGGCTCTGGCTAACGACCGATTAAAGGAACACGAAAATG GACGCGTTCACTCTGCCATCGTGTCTGGTGTCAACTGGGAGCAACGGAGTGTCACTGTCGAATGGTTTGAGAGAGGAGAGACTAAAGGGAAAGAG gTGGAAATCGATGCGATTTTGGCTTTGAATCCCGAATTGGTACCGAAAACGATGGGACCACCTCCGCCGGTGAATAATCACATGATGCCTGCTCGTAATAAG GACTCTTCCGGTGAGGAGGACGACGGCGTTGACGAGTACGAGAACCAGGATGAAGGCTCGCTCGGACGTTCCGGTGCTCAACAAACCACGAGAAATGGTCTTAGCTCGGCAACCCTGCCTGTACGAGTTACATCTCGGCTTTCG AATACTACGAGAGCGTCTATTCCAGTTAAAGGTAAGT CTGTTCCAAATAGACAAATCACTCGAGCAGGACGGCCCACAAATATAATTCCACCCATTACATCTGTAAACGGACATGGTGATTCCATCTCAGGTCTTACTCGACGGGAATTGGAGAATATACCACCAACTCCGGTAACACCAGCACCATCAAGTGCTTCCACTGTGGCAATGAGCAAGCAGAAACAATTGCAGATACAACAGGCTCAACAGCAGCAGTTGCAaattcaacaacaacaacaacaacaacaagctGCACAAGTCGAAAATGGAAGAGGCAGACGGTCGAATGTTGTCAAAGAGGTGGAAAGGCTAAAAAAGAACAGAGAAGAGAGGAGGCAGCGACAAGCAGAGCtaaaggaggaaaaagaagcATTAATGAACTTGGATCCTGGAAATCCTAATTGGGAATTCCTTGCAATGATTAG ggAGTATCAAAACACCATAGACTTTAGACCACTGCGAGACACGGACGCAGTAGAAGACCATCAAATAACCGTTTGTGTTCGAAAACGTCCGTTAAATCGTAAAGAAGTGAATCGTAAAGAAGTAGACGTTATAAGTGTTCCCAGTAAAGATCAGATGGTCGTCCACGAACCAAAAGCAAAGGTTGATTTAACCAAGTATTTGGAAAATCAGCTGTTCAGATTTGATTACGCTTTTGATGAAACTTGTACCAATGAAATAGTCTACAAATATACAGCCAAGCCATTAGTGCAAACTATCTTTGAGGGTGGAATGGCTACTTGTTTTGCTTATGGTCAAACCGGAAGTGGTAAGACTCACACAATGGGTGGAGACTTCAATGGAAAAACTCAGGACTGCAAGAAAGGAATATATGCTATGGTCGCTAAAGACGTTTTCAAGTATTTAAAGTCCACTAAATATCGTCCACTGAATTTGATAATCTCTGCAAGTTTTTTTGAGATTTACTCAGGAAAAGTGTTTGACCTGCTCGCTGACAAAGAAAAGCTCCGAGTACTGGAGGATGGGAAACAACAG gTACAAATAGTTGGGCTGACTGAAAAGGTTGTGGAATCTTGTGATGAAGtactgaaattaattcaacatGGTAATAGTGCCAGAACTAGCGGACAAACTAGCGCTAATGCTAACTCTTCGAGGTCACATGCTGTCTTTCAAATAATTGCACGGACGCCAGGAACCCACAAGGTTCATGGAAAGTTTTCTCTAATCGATCTTGCTGGTAATGAAAGGGGAGCGGATACATCGTCAGCTAACAGGCAAACCA GAATGGAAGGTGCTGAAATCAACAAGTCACTGCTGGCGCTCAAAGAATGTATCCGTGCACTGGGACGCAAAGGTACGCATTTGCCATTCAGAGCCAGTAAGCTGACTCAGGTTCTGCGAGACAGTTTTATaggagaaaaatcaaaaacttgcATG ATCGCTATGATCAGCCCAGGAATGAGCTCGTGCGAACATTCTCTTAACACTTTACGATACGCAGACAGAGTTAAGGAACTAGCTGCAACAGATCCAACAGAAATAAAGGCACCATCAACAGATGACGACGAACGAGGTTTAAAGATAGAAGACCATTCAAACAACAGTGTTCTGTCAGACAGCGATTTAGCACAGTTAAGATCACTCAAT GAGGGCGAGTTATCGCAGGACTTATATACTTTCCATGAAGCTGTATCTGCGCTACAGTTATTAGAGGAAGAAGTTTTGGACACACATAAGCTTGTGGTTGACAATACAACTCGGTTTTTAAACGATGCGCACAGCGTTTTCAGTGCGACACACGAGGTGGACTATGATCAGGAAG GAACCCTTACAGATTTGAGACGGAAAAGAACAAAGTTTGAGTCACCCTACCTGAGGCGGTTCACAATACATAGGCGTCTCGTAGAGAGAAAGCAATTTTCTGATG CATACGCCCAAAAGTGGGAAGAACTGTTGACACAGCAGCGTGATACATTGAATGCAGCACTGGACCAAGTCAGCCAATTCCGAGGCCAACTTCTCCAAGAAGAGCAGATCAGTCAAAAGATGACGCGCACACGCAACACACGATACAATTAA
- the LOC124415830 gene encoding kinesin-like protein KIF2A isoform X8: MGWLTQCVCGARSAGSEPDVRQKSAGKRGKKKKNKKKERKDAAGSPQANRNAIGIDPITRSTGFNFSNQDEAVLKDTGNTSNNRLLDVEAGTTKSVKLSTPDKKCEIVHENGEFAAESSCSNFSSSIIDRGKYVTDDPSLEQISLSFDHDPGVVRPKRWSIHGTDTNNGNVANLGLSYFKKTPESSENTTVFAVKKSSTSNSNENKFSTTSTKGDHHRFGSRTVENIGLQDARQATEDVSTTLGSVNRKLGLSYVVLKQTEEPPRNGDSTAMVPLSGDSVAENFQRAYVVLPEIERDKSAEFNDSHQKQRRTIQNPHRATMPISRLPRSKPSVVKKSSDFPEKQTNKYGFRQPAGTPIATPVTEINRSRNSCSFEIPWFDDKTITKKPRQSKILKPQEITKIATKIKESNETALANDRLKEHENGRVHSAIVSGVNWEQRSVTVEWFERGETKGKEVEIDAILALNPELVPKTMGPPPPVNNHMMPARNKDSSGEEDDGVDEYENQDEGSLGRSGAQQTTRNGLSSATLPVRVTSRLSNTTRASIPVKGKSVPNRQITRAGRPTNIIPPITSVNGHGDSISGLTRRELENIPPTPVTPAPSSASTVAMSKQKQLQIQQAQQQQLQIQQQQQQQQAAQVENGRGRRSNVVKEVERLKKNREERRQRQAELKEEKEALMNLDPGNPNWEFLAMIREYQNTIDFRPLRDTDAVEDHQITVCVRKRPLNRKEVNRKEVDVISVPSKDQMVVHEPKAKVDLTKYLENQLFRFDYAFDETCTNEIVYKYTAKPLVQTIFEGGMATCFAYGQTGSGKTHTMGGDFNGKTQDCKKGIYAMVAKDVFKYLKSTKYRPLNLIISASFFEIYSGKVFDLLADKEKLRVLEDGKQQVQIVGLTEKVVESCDEVLKLIQHGNSARTSGQTSANANSSRSHAVFQIIARTPGTHKVHGKFSLIDLAGNERGADTSSANRQTRMEGAEINKSLLALKECIRALGRKGTHLPFRASKLTQVLRDSFIGEKSKTCMIAMISPGMSSCEHSLNTLRYADRVKELAATDPTEIKAPSTDDDERGLKIEDHSNNSVLSDSDLAQLRSLNEGELSQDLYTFHEAVSALQLLEEEVLDTHKLVVDNTTRFLNDAHSVFSATHEVDYDQEDLRRKRTKFESPYLRRFTIHRRLVERKQFSDAYAQKWEELLTQQRDTLNAALDQVSQFRGQLLQEEQISQKMTRTRNTRYN, translated from the exons ATGGGCTGGTTGACGCAATGCGTTTGCGGTGCTCGGAGCGCAGGCTCGGAACCGGATGTGAGGCAGAAAAGCGCGGGAAAAcgtggtaaaaagaaaaagaacaagaaaaaggaACGGAAAGACGCCGCTGGATCGCCACAGGCCAATCGAAACGCCATTGGGATCGACCCGATAACCCGAAGCAcaggtttcaatttttccaaccAGGATGAAGCTGTCCTGAAGGATACAGGCAACACGTCAAATAATCGGCTCCTGGATGTCGAGGCCGGTACCACGAAATCTGTAAAGTTGTCAACGCCGGATAAAAAGTGTGAAATAGTTCACGAAAACGGTGAATTTGCCGCGGAATCTTCCTGCAGTAATTTCTCATCGTCGATCATTGATCGTGGAAAATATGTCACCGACGATCCTTCACTCGAGCAGATTTCATTAAGCTTCGATCATGATCCTGGAGTGGTACGACCGAAACGCTGGAGTATTCACGGCACAGACACGAACAACGGAAACGTAGCCAATCTTGGATTAAGTTATTTTAAAAAGACGCCCGAGTCTAGCGAGAACACGACCGTATTTGCCGTTAAAAAATCATCCACAAGTAACTCCAATGAGAACAAATTTAGCACGACAAGTACGAAGGGCGATCATCATCGCTTCGGATCTCGCACCGTCGAAAATATTGGCCTGCAGGATGCGCGCCAGGCGACGGAGGACGTTTCTACTACCTTAGGAAGTGTTAACAGAAAATTGGGACTTTCTTACGTTGTGCTGAAGCAGACGGAAGAACCACCGAGGAACGGTGATAGTACGGCAATGGTACCATTGTCGGGTGACTCTGTggcggaaaattttcaacgagccTACGTCGTTCTGCCTGAAATTGAACGCGACAAGTCCGCGGAATTTAATGATTCGCATCAGAAGCAGCGACGTACTATCCAAAATCCGCATCGCGCAACTATGCCAATATCAAGACTGCCCCGGTCGAAACCAAGCGTCGTCAAGAAATCGTCGGACTTTccggaaaaacaaacgaacaagtATGGATTTCGACAACCTGCTGGAACTCCGATAGCTACGCCGGTCACGGAGATCAATCGAAGCAGGAACTCGTGCAGCTTTGAAATTCCCTGGTTCGACGATAAAACCATCACCAAGAAACCGCGTCaaagtaaaatattgaaacctCAAGAGATAACAAAGATCGCAacgaaaattaaggaatcgaATGAAACGGCTCTGGCTAACGACCGATTAAAGGAACACGAAAATG GACGCGTTCACTCTGCCATCGTGTCTGGTGTCAACTGGGAGCAACGGAGTGTCACTGTCGAATGGTTTGAGAGAGGAGAGACTAAAGGGAAAGAG gTGGAAATCGATGCGATTTTGGCTTTGAATCCCGAATTGGTACCGAAAACGATGGGACCACCTCCGCCGGTGAATAATCACATGATGCCTGCTCGTAATAAG GACTCTTCCGGTGAGGAGGACGACGGCGTTGACGAGTACGAGAACCAGGATGAAGGCTCGCTCGGACGTTCCGGTGCTCAACAAACCACGAGAAATGGTCTTAGCTCGGCAACCCTGCCTGTACGAGTTACATCTCGGCTTTCG AATACTACGAGAGCGTCTATTCCAGTTAAAGGTAAGT CTGTTCCAAATAGACAAATCACTCGAGCAGGACGGCCCACAAATATAATTCCACCCATTACATCTGTAAACGGACATGGTGATTCCATCTCAGGTCTTACTCGACGGGAATTGGAGAATATACCACCAACTCCGGTAACACCAGCACCATCAAGTGCTTCCACTGTGGCAATGAGCAAGCAGAAACAATTGCAGATACAACAGGCTCAACAGCAGCAGTTGCAaattcaacaacaacaacaacaacaacaagctGCACAAGTCGAAAATGGAAGAGGCAGACGGTCGAATGTTGTCAAAGAGGTGGAAAGGCTAAAAAAGAACAGAGAAGAGAGGAGGCAGCGACAAGCAGAGCtaaaggaggaaaaagaagcATTAATGAACTTGGATCCTGGAAATCCTAATTGGGAATTCCTTGCAATGATTAG ggAGTATCAAAACACCATAGACTTTAGACCACTGCGAGACACGGACGCAGTAGAAGACCATCAAATAACCGTTTGTGTTCGAAAACGTCCGTTAAATCGTAAAGAAGTGAATCGTAAAGAAGTAGACGTTATAAGTGTTCCCAGTAAAGATCAGATGGTCGTCCACGAACCAAAAGCAAAGGTTGATTTAACCAAGTATTTGGAAAATCAGCTGTTCAGATTTGATTACGCTTTTGATGAAACTTGTACCAATGAAATAGTCTACAAATATACAGCCAAGCCATTAGTGCAAACTATCTTTGAGGGTGGAATGGCTACTTGTTTTGCTTATGGTCAAACCGGAAGTGGTAAGACTCACACAATGGGTGGAGACTTCAATGGAAAAACTCAGGACTGCAAGAAAGGAATATATGCTATGGTCGCTAAAGACGTTTTCAAGTATTTAAAGTCCACTAAATATCGTCCACTGAATTTGATAATCTCTGCAAGTTTTTTTGAGATTTACTCAGGAAAAGTGTTTGACCTGCTCGCTGACAAAGAAAAGCTCCGAGTACTGGAGGATGGGAAACAACAG gTACAAATAGTTGGGCTGACTGAAAAGGTTGTGGAATCTTGTGATGAAGtactgaaattaattcaacatGGTAATAGTGCCAGAACTAGCGGACAAACTAGCGCTAATGCTAACTCTTCGAGGTCACATGCTGTCTTTCAAATAATTGCACGGACGCCAGGAACCCACAAGGTTCATGGAAAGTTTTCTCTAATCGATCTTGCTGGTAATGAAAGGGGAGCGGATACATCGTCAGCTAACAGGCAAACCA GAATGGAAGGTGCTGAAATCAACAAGTCACTGCTGGCGCTCAAAGAATGTATCCGTGCACTGGGACGCAAAGGTACGCATTTGCCATTCAGAGCCAGTAAGCTGACTCAGGTTCTGCGAGACAGTTTTATaggagaaaaatcaaaaacttgcATG ATCGCTATGATCAGCCCAGGAATGAGCTCGTGCGAACATTCTCTTAACACTTTACGATACGCAGACAGAGTTAAGGAACTAGCTGCAACAGATCCAACAGAAATAAAGGCACCATCAACAGATGACGACGAACGAGGTTTAAAGATAGAAGACCATTCAAACAACAGTGTTCTGTCAGACAGCGATTTAGCACAGTTAAGATCACTCAAT GAGGGCGAGTTATCGCAGGACTTATATACTTTCCATGAAGCTGTATCTGCGCTACAGTTATTAGAGGAAGAAGTTTTGGACACACATAAGCTTGTGGTTGACAATACAACTCGGTTTTTAAACGATGCGCACAGCGTTTTCAGTGCGACACACGAGGTGGACTATGATCAGGAAG ATTTGAGACGGAAAAGAACAAAGTTTGAGTCACCCTACCTGAGGCGGTTCACAATACATAGGCGTCTCGTAGAGAGAAAGCAATTTTCTGATG CATACGCCCAAAAGTGGGAAGAACTGTTGACACAGCAGCGTGATACATTGAATGCAGCACTGGACCAAGTCAGCCAATTCCGAGGCCAACTTCTCCAAGAAGAGCAGATCAGTCAAAAGATGACGCGCACACGCAACACACGATACAATTAA
- the LOC124415830 gene encoding kinesin-like protein KIF2A isoform X9 has product MGWLTQCVCGARSAGSEPDVRQKSAGKRGKKKKNKKKERKDAAGSPQANRNAIGIDPITRSTGFNFSNQDEAVLKDTGNTSNNRLLDVEAGTTKSVKLSTPDKKCEIVHENGEFAAESSCSNFSSSIIDRGKYVTDDPSLEQISLSFDHDPGVVRPKRWSIHGTDTNNGNVANLGLSYFKKTPESSENTTVFAVKKSSTSNSNENKFSTTSTKGDHHRFGSRTVENIGLQDARQATEDVSTTLGSVNRKLGLSYVVLKQTEEPPRNGDSTAMVPLSGDSVAENFQRAYVVLPEIERDKSAEFNDSHQKQRRTIQNPHRATMPISRLPRSKPSVVKKSSDFPEKQTNKYGFRQPAGTPIATPVTEINRSRNSCSFEIPWFDDKTITKKPRQSKILKPQEITKIATKIKESNETALANDRLKEHENGRVHSAIVSGVNWEQRSVTVEWFERGETKGKEVEIDAILALNPELVPKTMGPPPPVNNHMMPARNKDSSGEEDDGVDEYENQDEGSLGRSGAQQTTRNGLSSATLPVRVTSRLSNTTRASIPVKGKSVPNRQITRAGRPTNIIPPITSVNGHGDSISGLTRRELENIPPTPVTPAPSSASTVAMSKQKQLQIQQAQQQQLQIQQQQQQQQAAQVENGRGRRSNVVKEVERLKKNREERRQRQAELKEEKEALMNLDPGNPNWEFLAMIREYQNTIDFRPLRDTDAVEDHQITVCVRKRPLNRKEVNRKEVDVISVPSKDQMVVHEPKAKVDLTKYLENQLFRFDYAFDETCTNEIVYKYTAKPLVQTIFEGGMATCFAYGQTGSGKTHTMGGDFNGKTQDCKKGIYAMVAKDVFKYLKSTKYRPLNLIISASFFEIYSGKVFDLLADKEKLRVLEDGKQQVQIVGLTEKVVESCDEVLKLIQHGNSARTSGQTSANANSSRSHAVFQIIARTPGTHKVHGKFSLIDLAGNERGADTSSANRQTRMEGAEINKSLLALKECIRALGRKGTHLPFRASKLTQVLRDSFIGEKSKTCMIAMISPGMSSCEHSLNTLRYADRVKELAATDPTEIKAPSTDDDERGLKIEDHSNNSVLSDSDLAQLRSLNEGELSQDLYTFHEAVSALQLLEEEVLDTHKLVVDNTTRFLNDAHSVFSATHEVDYDQEAYAQKWEELLTQQRDTLNAALDQVSQFRGQLLQEEQISQKMTRTRNTRYN; this is encoded by the exons ATGGGCTGGTTGACGCAATGCGTTTGCGGTGCTCGGAGCGCAGGCTCGGAACCGGATGTGAGGCAGAAAAGCGCGGGAAAAcgtggtaaaaagaaaaagaacaagaaaaaggaACGGAAAGACGCCGCTGGATCGCCACAGGCCAATCGAAACGCCATTGGGATCGACCCGATAACCCGAAGCAcaggtttcaatttttccaaccAGGATGAAGCTGTCCTGAAGGATACAGGCAACACGTCAAATAATCGGCTCCTGGATGTCGAGGCCGGTACCACGAAATCTGTAAAGTTGTCAACGCCGGATAAAAAGTGTGAAATAGTTCACGAAAACGGTGAATTTGCCGCGGAATCTTCCTGCAGTAATTTCTCATCGTCGATCATTGATCGTGGAAAATATGTCACCGACGATCCTTCACTCGAGCAGATTTCATTAAGCTTCGATCATGATCCTGGAGTGGTACGACCGAAACGCTGGAGTATTCACGGCACAGACACGAACAACGGAAACGTAGCCAATCTTGGATTAAGTTATTTTAAAAAGACGCCCGAGTCTAGCGAGAACACGACCGTATTTGCCGTTAAAAAATCATCCACAAGTAACTCCAATGAGAACAAATTTAGCACGACAAGTACGAAGGGCGATCATCATCGCTTCGGATCTCGCACCGTCGAAAATATTGGCCTGCAGGATGCGCGCCAGGCGACGGAGGACGTTTCTACTACCTTAGGAAGTGTTAACAGAAAATTGGGACTTTCTTACGTTGTGCTGAAGCAGACGGAAGAACCACCGAGGAACGGTGATAGTACGGCAATGGTACCATTGTCGGGTGACTCTGTggcggaaaattttcaacgagccTACGTCGTTCTGCCTGAAATTGAACGCGACAAGTCCGCGGAATTTAATGATTCGCATCAGAAGCAGCGACGTACTATCCAAAATCCGCATCGCGCAACTATGCCAATATCAAGACTGCCCCGGTCGAAACCAAGCGTCGTCAAGAAATCGTCGGACTTTccggaaaaacaaacgaacaagtATGGATTTCGACAACCTGCTGGAACTCCGATAGCTACGCCGGTCACGGAGATCAATCGAAGCAGGAACTCGTGCAGCTTTGAAATTCCCTGGTTCGACGATAAAACCATCACCAAGAAACCGCGTCaaagtaaaatattgaaacctCAAGAGATAACAAAGATCGCAacgaaaattaaggaatcgaATGAAACGGCTCTGGCTAACGACCGATTAAAGGAACACGAAAATG GACGCGTTCACTCTGCCATCGTGTCTGGTGTCAACTGGGAGCAACGGAGTGTCACTGTCGAATGGTTTGAGAGAGGAGAGACTAAAGGGAAAGAG gTGGAAATCGATGCGATTTTGGCTTTGAATCCCGAATTGGTACCGAAAACGATGGGACCACCTCCGCCGGTGAATAATCACATGATGCCTGCTCGTAATAAG GACTCTTCCGGTGAGGAGGACGACGGCGTTGACGAGTACGAGAACCAGGATGAAGGCTCGCTCGGACGTTCCGGTGCTCAACAAACCACGAGAAATGGTCTTAGCTCGGCAACCCTGCCTGTACGAGTTACATCTCGGCTTTCG AATACTACGAGAGCGTCTATTCCAGTTAAAGGTAAGT CTGTTCCAAATAGACAAATCACTCGAGCAGGACGGCCCACAAATATAATTCCACCCATTACATCTGTAAACGGACATGGTGATTCCATCTCAGGTCTTACTCGACGGGAATTGGAGAATATACCACCAACTCCGGTAACACCAGCACCATCAAGTGCTTCCACTGTGGCAATGAGCAAGCAGAAACAATTGCAGATACAACAGGCTCAACAGCAGCAGTTGCAaattcaacaacaacaacaacaacaacaagctGCACAAGTCGAAAATGGAAGAGGCAGACGGTCGAATGTTGTCAAAGAGGTGGAAAGGCTAAAAAAGAACAGAGAAGAGAGGAGGCAGCGACAAGCAGAGCtaaaggaggaaaaagaagcATTAATGAACTTGGATCCTGGAAATCCTAATTGGGAATTCCTTGCAATGATTAG ggAGTATCAAAACACCATAGACTTTAGACCACTGCGAGACACGGACGCAGTAGAAGACCATCAAATAACCGTTTGTGTTCGAAAACGTCCGTTAAATCGTAAAGAAGTGAATCGTAAAGAAGTAGACGTTATAAGTGTTCCCAGTAAAGATCAGATGGTCGTCCACGAACCAAAAGCAAAGGTTGATTTAACCAAGTATTTGGAAAATCAGCTGTTCAGATTTGATTACGCTTTTGATGAAACTTGTACCAATGAAATAGTCTACAAATATACAGCCAAGCCATTAGTGCAAACTATCTTTGAGGGTGGAATGGCTACTTGTTTTGCTTATGGTCAAACCGGAAGTGGTAAGACTCACACAATGGGTGGAGACTTCAATGGAAAAACTCAGGACTGCAAGAAAGGAATATATGCTATGGTCGCTAAAGACGTTTTCAAGTATTTAAAGTCCACTAAATATCGTCCACTGAATTTGATAATCTCTGCAAGTTTTTTTGAGATTTACTCAGGAAAAGTGTTTGACCTGCTCGCTGACAAAGAAAAGCTCCGAGTACTGGAGGATGGGAAACAACAG gTACAAATAGTTGGGCTGACTGAAAAGGTTGTGGAATCTTGTGATGAAGtactgaaattaattcaacatGGTAATAGTGCCAGAACTAGCGGACAAACTAGCGCTAATGCTAACTCTTCGAGGTCACATGCTGTCTTTCAAATAATTGCACGGACGCCAGGAACCCACAAGGTTCATGGAAAGTTTTCTCTAATCGATCTTGCTGGTAATGAAAGGGGAGCGGATACATCGTCAGCTAACAGGCAAACCA GAATGGAAGGTGCTGAAATCAACAAGTCACTGCTGGCGCTCAAAGAATGTATCCGTGCACTGGGACGCAAAGGTACGCATTTGCCATTCAGAGCCAGTAAGCTGACTCAGGTTCTGCGAGACAGTTTTATaggagaaaaatcaaaaacttgcATG ATCGCTATGATCAGCCCAGGAATGAGCTCGTGCGAACATTCTCTTAACACTTTACGATACGCAGACAGAGTTAAGGAACTAGCTGCAACAGATCCAACAGAAATAAAGGCACCATCAACAGATGACGACGAACGAGGTTTAAAGATAGAAGACCATTCAAACAACAGTGTTCTGTCAGACAGCGATTTAGCACAGTTAAGATCACTCAAT GAGGGCGAGTTATCGCAGGACTTATATACTTTCCATGAAGCTGTATCTGCGCTACAGTTATTAGAGGAAGAAGTTTTGGACACACATAAGCTTGTGGTTGACAATACAACTCGGTTTTTAAACGATGCGCACAGCGTTTTCAGTGCGACACACGAGGTGGACTATGATCAGGAAG CATACGCCCAAAAGTGGGAAGAACTGTTGACACAGCAGCGTGATACATTGAATGCAGCACTGGACCAAGTCAGCCAATTCCGAGGCCAACTTCTCCAAGAAGAGCAGATCAGTCAAAAGATGACGCGCACACGCAACACACGATACAATTAA